A region from the Manihot esculenta cultivar AM560-2 chromosome 13, M.esculenta_v8, whole genome shotgun sequence genome encodes:
- the LOC110630565 gene encoding 60S ribosomal protein L13a-4 yields MVSGSGICAKVVVVDARHHMLGRLASTVAKELLNGQKVVVVRCEEICMSGGLVRQKMKYMRFLRKRMNTKPSHGPIHFRAPAKIFWRTVRGMIPHKTKRGEAALARLKTYEGVPSPYDKMKRMVIPDALKVLRLQKGHKYCLLGRLSSEVGWNHYDTIRELEKKRKERSQVLYERKKQLNKLRVKAEKVAEEKLGSQIEILSAVKY; encoded by the exons ATGGTGTCCGGATCGGGGATATGTGcgaaggtggtggtggtggatgcGCGGCATCACATGTTGGGGCGACTGGCGTCGACGGTAGCGAAGGAACTGCTGAACGGGCAGAAAGTGGTGGTGGTGCGGTGTGAGGAGATTTGCATGTCCGGAGGACTGGTAAGGCAGAAGATGAAGTACATGAGATTCCTCCGCAAGCGCATGAACACCAAGCCTTCTCATGGACCCATTCACTTCCGCGCCCCTGCTAAGATTTTCTGGCGTACTGTTCGTGG AATGATCCCACACAAAACTAAGCGCGGGGAAGCTGCACTTGCACGTTTGAAGACTTATGAGGGTGTCCCATCCCCATATGACAAGATGAAGAGGATGGTTATCCCTGATGCCCTTAA GGTGTTGAGACTTCAAAAGGGACATAAGTACTGCCTGTTAGGCCGGTTATCATCTGAGGTTGGATGGAACCACTATGACACCATCAGG GAGctggagaagaagagaaaggagaGATCTCAAGTTTTGTATGAGAGGAAGAAGCAACTGAATAAACTTAGGGTGAAGGCTGAGAAGGTTGCAGAGGAGAAACTTGGTTCCCAGATTGAGATACTGAGTGCTGTTAAGTACTGA